The stretch of DNA CATCGATCTGGGCGCGCCGAGCAATTGCGACGATGATCTGAACGGAGGGGCGGCCCGACGTCGGGCTGCCTGAAGCATCGTGCGAAAAACGATGCGACAACGCCTAAAGATTGTCGATATCGGTTAAAACCATGCCGGTTGGGGCTTAAGTCTCCGCTTCGACCGGTATGGTTTCCGCCGCACATGGCTGGCTGGCTTCATAGGCTGCCAGCAAATGGCTGTCATCGCGATCGAGCGGATGAAAGCCCGGCTTCAGAAACTCCAGCCAGTCGGGCAGGATCCGGCGCAAGATGCCCGGTTTCAGCAGCAGATAGCTCAGCAGGCCGGTGCGAGCCTTCCAGCCGGTGATCCCGTCCTGAGCCAGCAGTTCCAGCGTGTCACGCCAGCGGTGCTCCAGAAAATTGCGCGTCACCAGAATGGCGAGGATACAGCGCACCCGCCAGCGCCGCCAGCCGCTCCAGCGGCGGGTGGCGTGCAGGAAGGTGTCATAGGCCACCGCCTTGTGCTCGATCTCCTCCACCGCATGCCAGCGCCACAGGGCGATGATCTGGGGATCGGCATCCTCATAAAGATGAGGCTTGCCCAGCAGATCGCGCGCGATGATCGCCGTCATATGCTCCAGCACGGCGGTGACGATCAGATTGACCATGTCCGATTTGACGCGGGTCTTGGCGATGAAGGTGGCCAGTCGCTCGTCAATGGCGGACAGGTCGTATCCGGCCGCTTCGACATGGCGGTTGAACAGCAGATGCTCGCGGCTGTGATGGGCTTCCTGAGCGATAAAGGCGCGAATCTGTGCGGCCAGTTCGGGGCTGGTGCCGTCACGAAACTGGCGCAGGGCGTCGATAAAGAAGGCCTCGCCGCGCGGGAAGGTCGATGACAGCGCATTATGCCAAGCCGTCGCGACAGGATTGTTGCCCAACCACCAGCGTTTAATTCCAGAATTTCGCAAGAATCGGCTATTGCGTACATTTATTGCGCGGGGTGATAGAAAACCCCCCTTGTCAGCGGTTAATCCCGTCTTTACGCGGGCGAAAAATCGGTGGGTCGCGGTGGTCATGATCTAAGGGTGGGATTAGCCGAACCGATGTCGATGAAAAAGCGTCTTTCGCCACAGGAGAGCCGGGCCGCCGCCGTTGAAGCGGCGCGCCTGCTGCTGATCGAGCAGGGCCCGCAGGCCGTCACGCTCAAGGCGGTGGCGGCGCGCATCGGTCGTACCCATGCCAATCTGCTGCATCATTTCGGCAGCGCCGCCGACCTCTGGCGCGCGCTGGCGCATCACATGGCCAGCAATCTGTGCGCGGTGCTGGGCAAGGCCGTGGTGGCCAGCCGCCTCGGCGCGCTGACCCCGCGCGAGCTGGTGGACCAGATCTTCGACGGGTTCGAGTTTCAGGGCGCCGCCTCGCTGGCCGCCTGGCTGCAACTGAACGGGGATGAGCGTGCGCTCGACCCGATCATCGACGCGGTGCAGGGCATGCTGGAGGAGCTGGACGATCTGGGCACCGGGGCGATGCGGCATGTTTCTCATACGCTGGTGCTGCTGGCGCTGGGCGACGGGTTGCTCGGCGCAACGATGAGCCGGGCGCTGGACCTGCCCCGCGATTGCGGGCGCGACCTTGCCACACGCATGCTGGTGGCGGAGCGCCAACGCGCGGGCATCGTCATGACTCCGGTGCTGGGGTAACCTCTTCCTCGGCCTGCAGTGCCGGGGCGAGCCATGATGGTACATCGACCGGCTCGATATCCTCGACGCGGCGATGGTCCACTGCCAGCTCAAGCTGCGGATAGGCCGCGCGGCGGCGCTCCTCACGCGACTGCTCCAGCGGCACCACCACCAGCCGCCGATTGACCTTCTGCCGCCAGTTCATCCGCGCGGTGTTCTCCTGCCCGACATAGCAGCCCTTGGTGAAGCTGACGCCGTTCAACTCCGCCGCATTGGTCTCCAGCCACAGCAGATCGCCCAGTTCGGCCGAGCCCTCGGTCACGCCCAGCAGCAGGCGGTGGGCCAGATAATCGGCATCGACCGGCGTTTCATCCGCGGGCGCCAGCCAGCGCCAGCCCAGCGCGGGCAGGCGCGGGTCCTGCGTGGCGGCGTGGCTGGGTTCGCGCGCGTTCCAGTGTACGGCCAGCGTGTCGTCGCGATGGATCGTGATCTTGCGGCGCAGGCGGTACATCGAGAGGCGCTTGGCCAGCGCTTCGGCATGCTCCGCCTCGCAGTCGATCAGCAGATCCTCGCCATCGGCCCAGACGAAGAAA from Novosphingobium sp. encodes:
- a CDS encoding metal-dependent hydrolase; amino-acid sequence: MNVRNSRFLRNSGIKRWWLGNNPVATAWHNALSSTFPRGEAFFIDALRQFRDGTSPELAAQIRAFIAQEAHHSREHLLFNRHVEAAGYDLSAIDERLATFIAKTRVKSDMVNLIVTAVLEHMTAIIARDLLGKPHLYEDADPQIIALWRWHAVEEIEHKAVAYDTFLHATRRWSGWRRWRVRCILAILVTRNFLEHRWRDTLELLAQDGITGWKARTGLLSYLLLKPGILRRILPDWLEFLKPGFHPLDRDDSHLLAAYEASQPCAAETIPVEAET
- a CDS encoding helix-turn-helix domain-containing protein, which produces MKKRLSPQESRAAAVEAARLLLIEQGPQAVTLKAVAARIGRTHANLLHHFGSAADLWRALAHHMASNLCAVLGKAVVASRLGALTPRELVDQIFDGFEFQGAASLAAWLQLNGDERALDPIIDAVQGMLEELDDLGTGAMRHVSHTLVLLALGDGLLGATMSRALDLPRDCGRDLATRMLVAERQRAGIVMTPVLG
- a CDS encoding folate-binding protein, producing the protein MSTLTTRALIRLTPQDEQENLRSFLQGLITSDVLTTPLPVWAGLLSPQGKALFDFFVWADGEDLLIDCEAEHAEALAKRLSMYRLRRKITIHRDDTLAVHWNAREPSHAATQDPRLPALGWRWLAPADETPVDADYLAHRLLLGVTEGSAELGDLLWLETNAAELNGVSFTKGCYVGQENTARMNWRQKVNRRLVVVPLEQSREERRRAAYPQLELAVDHRRVEDIEPVDVPSWLAPALQAEEEVTPAPES